DNA from Ictalurus punctatus breed USDA103 chromosome 20, Coco_2.0, whole genome shotgun sequence:
GAATTTAGCTAGCTCTAATTAACCTTATTAATCAGCTATCACAacccctttttaaaataaagtgttacccaGCCATGAGATTTAGGATGTGTCCCAAACACTAGTGCTTAAGAGAAGAGTTAAGAATTTATTTTACCGAATCCTTCCACGACTGTTGAGAAAACATTTTAGATCATTCGGGATGGTGTCCGTAGATGCTATGTCATAAAGAACATGAGTTTAAATGAGTTTTTTTGCACATGCTAATTGTTCTCGATAGCTGTAACGGACTGAAACTCCGTTGAAACTCGCGTACTGTATAACAGGATTTATTCTTGCTAGACaagcaactgtgtgtgtgtgtgtgtgtattacccacaatgcattgtGAGCATTTTAGTTTTAATTAATTCCTGCGAAGAGTTTGTAAAATAACATTCCTATCGCTTTCAGAACGAATGAAGCGTTATGCTAACGTTATCTAGCGTGCTAGCTTGCACACCGTTTAGCCAAGCGGCTAGCAAACTAAATCATTCAATGTAACTAGCCACATTAGGGAAAGAACGGTCCGTTTAGCATCTGAAAAGGGTTTCTCTTTCGTAAAAAGGTTCTTCCTCAGTTCCAGTAACCTTTTCTGACAAAAGGGCAACGTTCTTTGAGGTAATATTTTTACTGACACCAtcccaaaaaaaccccatttttatttttaacgtAGCAGTTTCGCAGTTGTGTCATTGCCCAATCTTGgctaatttctgggccagaaacaTTTCAAGAGAAGCTTTAAAATCAGCTAGAAAAGGTACGAGAACTGCGAAtgcaattttctttaaaatcatGTGATCATTAGAGGTCATGGGACATTATTAAAACGTACGAATCGTACCTTTAAAGTTTTAACCATCACTTGCTAGAATGACCTCTAATAACTTTTCACTTTAAACACTGGTGTTGCGGACAGATTCTCTCCCCtcccccttttcttttctttttttttttttttttttttaacagaaatgcTTTGTCTTTCTGTGCAAAGTCATTATCAAGGACATCACTGATTATATCCTGCTGTTCCCGGCTGCTGTGTCACCGTTAGATTGCagattcatgtttaaaaaaaaaaaaaaaaaaaaaaaaaaaaaatggtcacTGTTCTCCATTCAGCTGTTCATGTGCTATTAAATCAGGCTTGTCTTGTATTGTACTGAACGCTAATCTACTGCACATTTAACGTAGAGTTAAGCAATAAGTCTGCACTCGTGTCCCTGATTGCTAAAAGCCTGTACAGAAATGACATTTCGTAAAAATGTGTATGAATCCAGCACACGTGGCCTGTACATATAGAGGATATGCATATGGAATCAACAGTTGCCATTATttttcacaaagaaaaaaatacattttggggttgttgtttttttttgttgttgtttttttttttttttttttatgtacatcagtaaaaaaaaaataataaatttcaaCTTTAAATTTTGTCTTTGACTTCTCGCTCCATTGGAAACAGAAACCGGGAGATGAAATATACACCCATCCACTTTAATGCAATCACGTGATCAATGCAATTCCCAAATATGTTCTTAtacaaaggattttttttttttttaaaacgaacaaaaaaaaaaaacgagaaaaaaaaaaaaaaaagattgcacGTCGAACGTCACGTcccactcacaaacacacacggtgACATCACCAGGCCACGTTTACAGAATAATGCCACGTCGATTATGGATCACGAGTGTACTGTAACTTCACTGTGGCGCGTCATGCACGTCCATGAGGTTCTACTGCCCGTGTTCTGGAGCGTTCCATCACGATCTCGCTGTAGACCTGCTGTGTCTCGAGGTCACGGAGACTCGCGTCGCCTCGGAAACCTTTTCATTCGGCAGCCGACAGGAAACTTTTTCACATCACAGTGGAGCAGAAACGCAAAcgaggaggagagagaaggagagacagagagagagagagagagagagagagagagagagagagagagagagagagagagagagagcagaaaaggAACGTATCGTTTTTCTGAGGTACGACATCACACAGTGATTGTAGTAATGCGTTTCCGTGTGTCGAAGCCCAAATTCCTCGCAGCGATTGTTCCGCTCAgctgatacgatacgataaacTCAGCAGTGGAAAATGTGCAGAAGATTTAAAAGTTGCATGAAAGTTTGGGACGTTGCGTCAAAACGATATTCGGTGTCGAAGTGGATATACTGTAGGTCAAATTAAAATCTTTTACTAAATGAAAAGGGGCCAAGCACAGGTGTTTATACGTAAAAATGCCATGTTAACTTTTAACGGGTTTAGAACGTTCacttcctatatatatatatatatatatatatatatatatatatatatatctcataaCACCCATGTCCTATATATGGTCTGTAATGCCCATTTCccatacactatcaaatgaaaataaagagcCGTTAGAAGCACTTCTGTCATCATGGTATGTGATACGACTTCCTACAGCGTCCTCAGACTTCCTCCGACTATTAACCTTGAAAACTCCTGAACCGATCCCTCGTTTTTAATGACGATACGGTCACTGCGTGGAGAAATcggaaagagagaaggagaagaagaagacaatGGAGCTGAAAGAGGAGATAAATGTGTCCACTGATCTGTTCACCAGATGATGTCCAGATAATTGACAGACTGAGGGGACACTAAAGGGGCGATACGTAtcgagaaatggagagagagagagagagagagcgcgagtgagagagagagagagagagagagagagagagagatcatcaTCACTGCCTGGACGTTTCCCCGTCCTCCACGTCCACCTCGTCGTCGAAGGACGCCGCTCCTGAAGTATCAGACATGCTGTACCAGCAGGTCACCTCCTGAAAGACATTGTCCTCCACTTCTACTCCCTGCTCCCCTTCGTCTGGAGATAGACCGGACTCGGAGTAGGAGGCGGAGTGGTAGCAGGAGTCGCCTCTGCTCCATAAGGACCTACGTTTGAACTTCTGGACCTCATCTGATGGCAGCTGGAGATCTTCTGATGGGATTTGTAGTTCTTCTACGGTTCCTCGTGGTTCTTCTGTGTTTCGATGGCCGTCTGAGTGAGTCAGGACGAGGCTGGATTCCTCACTGATGTTCTGATTCGTTTCAGACTGGCACGGCGTCAGGCTCTCCTGATTGGACAGCATGGCGTCTGGGGGAGGAGCAAAGAGTCAGAAAACCTAGAGAACAGGGAGgataacaggaaaaaaaggacGAGAgacaaaaaaggaaacaaaatacCCATGTGATAAAAGACGACAAAAAACAATGAAGAGAAACGAAcggaaaaaacaagaaaagacgATAACagacttctttaaaaaaaactgtgaagaACAGCGTTTAAAGTTTCAGATCAGGAAGCGTGGCCTCGTGTGTGTCAGttaagtgaaggaggcgtggcctcttgTGTGTCAGttaagtgaaggaggcgtggcctcgtgtgtgtcagtcccagtgaaggaggtgtggcctcgtgtgtgtcagtcccagtgaaggaggcgtggcctcgtGTGTCAgacccagtgaaggaggcgtggcctcgtgtgtcagtcccagtgaaggaggcgtggcctctgtgtgtcagtcccagtggaggaggcgtggcctctgtgtgtcagtcccagtggaggaggcgtggcctctgtgtgtcagtcccagtggaggaggcgtggcctctgtgtgtcagtcccagtgaaggaggcgtggcctctgtgtgtcagtcccagtggaggaggcgtggcctctgtgtgtcagtcccagtgaaggaagTGTACTTCATTTTAAAATTAGGAGATGCTGttaagggggcgtggcctattTGGGAAGAAACACTTTAAAATATGAACTACTTTGGATATGTTTAGCTTTTCCTGGTCAAAAATGAAGCCTTTCTATGagcaggggtgtgtaaacttttgactggtagtgcaTGTCGGGGAAAAAATGTCAATCTAGAAGAAGTGTTGGGAAAGAAAGTTAAAATAAAGCACTGGAGCTTCGGTTTGTGTTTTTCAGGTTCCACTCGTACCTGAGCTCTGAGTGGTGATGGTTAACTCGTTACTGTGAGCGAGTTCCTCTTCAGAACACTCTTCCTCCACATCCTCCTCATCCACAGAATTCCAGGCTCGGAGTTTAGCTTCTGCGATGGCGAACTGCTCCGCAACGCCTgcaaacatcaaacacacacatttacccCCCACGGCGCtgatgaattctggattgtgattggtcagaaggtgttgattagcaCCTGACCCTGGAGCAGTTGtaagttaataagaataataatgaaaggGGATTAGTGTAAAGCTGCAACAGTTACTGTGAGGAGAATTAAACTCACAACTCTGGACCTTAACTGCTGAACATCTGTACACTGTAATTTAACACACCACGTGAcataacactgtaacacacactcattaaacCCAACGCGCACGCTCATTGATACGAACACGCGCACTGATTAAACCCAACACACACTCCAGCTGTTCAGCTCTCAGTGTACATTAGATCCTTCTCTTCCTTCAtaaatgtctgtctgtctgtctgagcgttctctctgtctgtctgtctgaacgttctgtcagtctgtctgaacgttctgtctgtcagtctgtctgagcgttctgtccgtctgtctgagcgttctctctgtctgtctgtctgaacgttctgtcagtctgtctgagcgttctctctgtcagtctgtctgagtgttctgtccgtctgtctgagcgttctctctgtctgtctgtctgtctgagcgttctgtccgtctgtctgcctgtgtgacctttctgtctgtctgtctgtgctttctgtctgtgtgagtcTTCAGGCTCACACTCAGTgcttctgtgtgcatgtgtgcatgtgtgtgtgtgtgtgtgtgtgtgtgtgtgtgtgtgtgtttgtgtgttttcaccTTGGGTCACCCTGAACCTACAAACAATTTACTGCAATCAGACATGTGAAAGCAACCAGGcaaacgctctctctctctgtctctctctgtctcactctcactcactctcactctcactcactcactctcactcacacacacacacacacacacacacacacacacacacacacacacacacacacacacacaacatgagaTAAGAGAAAATAACTGAAGAAGAAATGAGATGAGGAGACAAAAGACTTGTGttggagcaggtgtgtgtgtaagtgtgtgtgtgtgtgtgtgtgtgtgtgtgtgtgtgtgtgtgtgtgtgtgtgtgtgtgtgtgtgtgtataatcttATTGAACACCATCTGCTGACACTAAGCGCCTGCAGGAGGTAGGTGCTGTatgtgtgcgcgagtgtgtgtgtgtgtgtgtgtgtgtgtgtgtgtgtgtgtgtgtgtgttagtgaagGAAGAGAAGGTGAGAAAACTCAGGAACAGTGACACAATAAACTCAGCTCAGTGTCTCTGaatatttcagttttcatttctctttcaCATCATTTCACCCAAAAACTCATTCATGAATAACcaaagcgctctctctctctctatctctctctctctctctctctctgtctctctctctctctctctctctctctctccctctctctctctgtctctctctctctctctctctctctctgtctctctctctctctctctctctctctctttctctctctctctctctctctctctctttccctctctctctctctctctctctctctctttccctctctctctctctttctttctctctctctctgtctctgtctctctctgtctctctctctctctctctctctctctttccctctctctctctctttctttctctctctctctgtctctctctctctgtctctgtctctctctctctctctttccctctctctctctctttctttctctctctctctctctctctctctctctctctctctctgtctctctgtctctctctttctctctctctctctttctctctctctgtctctctctctttctttctctctctctctttctctctctctctctctctctctctttctctctctctctctctctctctgtctctctctctttctttctctctctctctttctttctctctctttctttctctctctctctctctctctctctttctctctctctctctctctgtctctctctctttctctctctctctctttctctctctctgtctctctctctttctctctctctctctctctttctttctctctctctctctctctctctctctctctctttttctctctctctctctctttctttctctctctctctctctctctctttttctctctctctctttctttctctctctctctctctctctctctttttctctctctctctctctttctccgtctctctctctctctctctctctctctttctctctctctctctctctctctatcattatTAGAGTTCATCATCAGAGATGAGACCATTAAACTCCTTCAGGACCTCATTAgtaatctcattttattttattttataatttttttaatgatcataATTAACTGTCAGAGACCATTCAAATCTTTTAGGACTTCCTTCTggaatctctctctgtctatctctctctgtctatctctctgtctctctgtctatctctctatctatctctctgtctatctctctgtctatctctctctgtctatctctctctgtctctctgtctatctctctctgtctatctctctatttctctctgtctatctctgtctctctatatatctatctctctgtctatctctctgtctatctctctctctctatctatctctctgtctatctctctctctctatctctatctctctgtctatctctctgtctatctctctgtctatctctctgtctatctctctgtctatctctatatctgtctctctatatatctatctctctgtctatctctctctctctctctctctctctctctgtctatctctctctgtctatctctctctgtctatctctctctgtctctctatctatctctctatctatctctctgtctatctctctgtctatctctctgtctctctctctgtctatctctctctgtctatctctctctgtctatctctctctgtctctctgtctatctctctatctatctctctgtctatctctctctgtctatctctctatatctctgtctctctatctctatctctctgtctatctccctgtctatctctctgtctatctctgtctatctctctgtctctctctatatctgtctctctatatatctatctctctgtctatctctctctctctatatctatctctctgtctatctctatatctctatctctctatatatctatctctatctctctatctatctatctctctgtgtgtctctgtctctatctctctatctctctgtctatctctctatctctatctctctatctctctgtctatctctctaagCCACTGTAATCCTTTAGGGCCTCATTAGGAATCTCAGAGGAAGGACTGAAACGTCAGACTCTCAGTAGTGTCGCTGCTGTTTAATCATTATCACGGTGCACTGAGAAATACTGTAAAAGCCTGTATATGGTTCATTCTAACAGATTATTCCAAAAACAACCAGCAACCAACAGAATCCTGGGGAAAAGAAGCAGAAATACTCAATGAAAAGATATTTTCCGCTGAGTAACGGACTCGCGTTCGAGAAACACACAGAGCTTTCGTCTTCCACTCGACTGAGAGCGCTGAAGGAGTCAGAGTCAGATTTGAAAACAgcggagagtgtgtgtgcaggagtgtatCCATCCTGACTGTACAGGAGAACTcgcacacaggtgtgtgtgtgtgtgtgtgtgtgtgtgtgagtgtgtgtgtgtgtgt
Protein-coding regions in this window:
- the fam131aa gene encoding protein FAM131A, with product MCAMLLTALPQFSLKIDEPVEMLPKSRRALSIQEIAALARSSLNGISQVVKDHVTKPTAMAQGRVAHLIEWKGWSKPLEPSSATLQSHFNSYSHLSEGEQEARFAAGVAEQFAIAEAKLRAWNSVDEEDVEEECSEEELAHSNELTITTQSSDAMLSNQESLTPCQSETNQNISEESSLVLTHSDGHRNTEEPRGTVEELQIPSEDLQLPSDEVQKFKRRSLWSRGDSCYHSASYSESGLSPDEGEQGVEVEDNVFQEVTCWYSMSDTSGAASFDDEVDVEDGETSRQ